The following coding sequences are from one Oryzias melastigma strain HK-1 linkage group LG20, ASM292280v2, whole genome shotgun sequence window:
- the adcyap1a gene encoding adenylate cyclase activating polypeptide 1a isoform X4, protein MSSKATLALLIYGIFMHYSINCSPVGLSFPSLRLDSEVYDEGGNSLPSLDYDGDQVEVRSPSSVADDVFTLFYPPEKRGGKTLDDSSEPLSKRHSDGIFTDSYSRYRKQMAVKKYLAAVLGKRYRQRIRNKGRRMAYL, encoded by the exons ATGTCCAGTAAAGCGACTCTAGCACTACTCATCTATGGGATCTTCATGCATTACAGCATCAACTGCTCACCTGTGGGGCTCAGCTTTCCCAGCCTTAG ACTGGACAGTGAGGTTTACGATGAGGGTGGCAACTCCTTACCATCTCTGGATTACGATGGAGATCAAGTGGAGGTGAGAAGCCCTTCATCCGTCGCGGACGACGTCTTCACTTTGTTCTACCCTCCAGAGAAAAG GGGGGGCAAAACGCTGGACGACAGCTCGGAGCCCCTGTCCAAGCGGCACTCGGACGGCATCTTCACGGACAGCTACAGCCGCTACAGAAAGCAAATGGCCGTCAAGAAATACCTGGCAGCCGTCCTGGGGAAAAGGTACAGACAGAGAATTAGAAACAAAGGACGACGGATGGCATATTTGTAg
- the adcyap1a gene encoding adenylate cyclase activating polypeptide 1a isoform X2, with amino-acid sequence MSSKATLALLIYGIFMHYSINCSPVGLSFPSLRLDSEVYDEGGNSLPSLDYDGDQVEVRSPSSVADDVFTLFYPPEKRMERHADGMFNKAYRKALGQLSARKYLHSLMAKRVGGGKTLDDSSEPLSKRHSDGIFTDSYSRYRKQMAVKKYLAAVLGKSLEDVALHQILQELDFDALPDGDEFEAFLGGWLKQLPPQFAAL; translated from the exons ATGTCCAGTAAAGCGACTCTAGCACTACTCATCTATGGGATCTTCATGCATTACAGCATCAACTGCTCACCTGTGGGGCTCAGCTTTCCCAGCCTTAG ACTGGACAGTGAGGTTTACGATGAGGGTGGCAACTCCTTACCATCTCTGGATTACGATGGAGATCAAGTGGAGGTGAGAAGCCCTTCATCCGTCGCGGACGACGTCTTCACTTTGTTCTACCCTCCAGAGAAAAG AATGGAAAGGCATGCAGACGGCATGTTTAATAAAGCCTACAGGAAAGCGCTGGGTCAGTTATCAGCAAGGAAATATCTTCATTCTCTGATGGCAAAGCGTGTAGG GGGGGGCAAAACGCTGGACGACAGCTCGGAGCCCCTGTCCAAGCGGCACTCGGACGGCATCTTCACGGACAGCTACAGCCGCTACAGAAAGCAAATGGCCGTCAAGAAATACCTGGCAGCCGTCCTGGGGAAAAG CCTTGAGGACGTAGCTTTGCACCAAATCCTACAAGAGCTAGACTTTGACGCCCTCCCGGACGGCGATGAGTTTGAGGCTTTTTTGGGAGGCTGGCTGAAACAGCTCCCTCCCCAATTCGCG GCTTTGTGA
- the adcyap1a gene encoding adenylate cyclase activating polypeptide 1a isoform X1, giving the protein MSSKATLALLIYGIFMHYSINCSPVGLSFPSLRLDSEVYDEGGNSLPSLDYDGDQVEVRSPSSVADDVFTLFYPPEKRMERHADGMFNKAYRKALGQLSARKYLHSLMAKRVGGGKTLDDSSEPLSKRHSDGIFTDSYSRYRKQMAVKKYLAAVLGKSLEDVALHQILQELDFDALPDGDEFEAFLGGWLKQLPPQFAVSFPALSTRPRPPPLGLLMSCPPFFKKFF; this is encoded by the exons ATGTCCAGTAAAGCGACTCTAGCACTACTCATCTATGGGATCTTCATGCATTACAGCATCAACTGCTCACCTGTGGGGCTCAGCTTTCCCAGCCTTAG ACTGGACAGTGAGGTTTACGATGAGGGTGGCAACTCCTTACCATCTCTGGATTACGATGGAGATCAAGTGGAGGTGAGAAGCCCTTCATCCGTCGCGGACGACGTCTTCACTTTGTTCTACCCTCCAGAGAAAAG AATGGAAAGGCATGCAGACGGCATGTTTAATAAAGCCTACAGGAAAGCGCTGGGTCAGTTATCAGCAAGGAAATATCTTCATTCTCTGATGGCAAAGCGTGTAGG GGGGGGCAAAACGCTGGACGACAGCTCGGAGCCCCTGTCCAAGCGGCACTCGGACGGCATCTTCACGGACAGCTACAGCCGCTACAGAAAGCAAATGGCCGTCAAGAAATACCTGGCAGCCGTCCTGGGGAAAAG CCTTGAGGACGTAGCTTTGCACCAAATCCTACAAGAGCTAGACTTTGACGCCCTCCCGGACGGCGATGAGTTTGAGGCTTTTTTGGGAGGCTGGCTGAAACAGCTCCCTCCCCAATTCGCGGTGAGTTTTCCGGCTCTTTCCACGAGGCCTCGTCCTCCTCCGCTGGGACTTCTTATGTCCtgcccccctttttttaaaaaattcttttgA
- the adcyap1a gene encoding adenylate cyclase activating polypeptide 1a isoform X3: MSSKATLALLIYGIFMHYSINCSPVGLSFPSLRLDSEVYDEGGNSLPSLDYDGDQVEVRSPSSVADDVFTLFYPPEKRGGKTLDDSSEPLSKRHSDGIFTDSYSRYRKQMAVKKYLAAVLGKSLEDVALHQILQELDFDALPDGDEFEAFLGGWLKQLPPQFAVSFPALSTRPRPPPLGLLMSCPPFFKKFF; encoded by the exons ATGTCCAGTAAAGCGACTCTAGCACTACTCATCTATGGGATCTTCATGCATTACAGCATCAACTGCTCACCTGTGGGGCTCAGCTTTCCCAGCCTTAG ACTGGACAGTGAGGTTTACGATGAGGGTGGCAACTCCTTACCATCTCTGGATTACGATGGAGATCAAGTGGAGGTGAGAAGCCCTTCATCCGTCGCGGACGACGTCTTCACTTTGTTCTACCCTCCAGAGAAAAG GGGGGGCAAAACGCTGGACGACAGCTCGGAGCCCCTGTCCAAGCGGCACTCGGACGGCATCTTCACGGACAGCTACAGCCGCTACAGAAAGCAAATGGCCGTCAAGAAATACCTGGCAGCCGTCCTGGGGAAAAG CCTTGAGGACGTAGCTTTGCACCAAATCCTACAAGAGCTAGACTTTGACGCCCTCCCGGACGGCGATGAGTTTGAGGCTTTTTTGGGAGGCTGGCTGAAACAGCTCCCTCCCCAATTCGCGGTGAGTTTTCCGGCTCTTTCCACGAGGCCTCGTCCTCCTCCGCTGGGACTTCTTATGTCCtgcccccctttttttaaaaaattcttttgA